The following are encoded in a window of Haloarcula halophila genomic DNA:
- a CDS encoding MATE family efflux transporter has product MVRDILRRFVRAVPALLARTGLVDREKATEATDLAAPVMVTGGLRILLRLADFLMVGIALGDAAIAGLELGFQYYFVGFGLSLAVSSGTISVVSRLQGGDQPGRANLAVKQSLWLALGISAPLTVVSWLYPEFLVGVLIDDAETVRYGATYLSIVMLSMAPRFWSMVAARALAGSADTKTPMYVRLLTLPTNVVLNAVLIFGLGPFPRLDIAGAAWGTAVANTLAATIFMGLLVSGRYAVRLPLRGPQFDVGLLAEIVRVALPLSGMRLLQTFARFPFLFVLGVLSTTLGLPVVAAYAIGRRVMLLALMPAWGYATAASTLVGQQLGAGDEAAATAYGWQTLRVALAIQLAVGAVLVVFARPVVGLFGTAHPELAAQFVRVFGLGVAGFSVSRTMRGSLRGAGDTRWPLYGTILGSFGFRIPVAVLALPTTYALTVPLVGFSVSPGLGLGLPAIFVALVGDFYLKAAVNTGRFWTGKWRDVARKARVAGD; this is encoded by the coding sequence ATGGTCCGTGACATCCTCCGTCGGTTCGTCCGGGCGGTTCCGGCTCTCCTCGCCCGCACGGGTCTCGTCGACCGGGAGAAGGCTACCGAGGCGACCGATCTGGCCGCGCCGGTGATGGTCACCGGTGGGTTACGCATCCTCCTTCGCCTGGCGGACTTCCTGATGGTCGGGATCGCACTGGGCGATGCGGCCATCGCGGGGTTGGAGTTGGGATTTCAGTACTACTTCGTCGGTTTCGGCCTCTCGCTCGCGGTCTCCTCGGGGACGATCAGCGTCGTCTCGCGGCTCCAGGGTGGGGACCAGCCCGGACGCGCGAACCTGGCGGTCAAACAGTCGCTGTGGTTGGCCCTGGGAATTTCGGCACCGTTGACCGTCGTCTCCTGGCTCTACCCCGAGTTCCTCGTCGGCGTCCTGATCGACGACGCCGAGACGGTCCGGTACGGCGCGACGTATCTCTCGATCGTGATGCTGTCGATGGCCCCCCGCTTCTGGAGTATGGTCGCCGCCCGCGCGCTGGCCGGCAGTGCCGACACGAAGACGCCGATGTACGTCCGGCTGTTGACGCTGCCGACCAACGTCGTCCTCAACGCCGTCCTCATCTTCGGATTGGGACCGTTCCCGCGGCTCGACATCGCCGGTGCCGCCTGGGGGACCGCCGTCGCGAACACGCTCGCGGCGACGATCTTCATGGGGCTGCTCGTCTCGGGCCGGTACGCCGTCCGGTTGCCGCTTCGTGGCCCGCAGTTCGACGTCGGCCTGCTCGCCGAGATCGTCCGCGTCGCGCTGCCGCTTTCGGGCATGCGCCTGCTCCAGACGTTCGCGCGGTTCCCCTTCCTGTTCGTGTTGGGCGTGCTCTCGACGACGCTCGGGCTGCCGGTGGTCGCGGCCTACGCGATCGGCCGGCGGGTGATGTTGCTGGCGCTGATGCCCGCCTGGGGGTACGCGACGGCCGCCTCGACGCTGGTCGGCCAACAGCTGGGTGCGGGTGACGAGGCCGCCGCGACCGCCTACGGCTGGCAGACGTTGCGGGTCGCCCTGGCGATCCAACTGGCCGTCGGCGCGGTTCTCGTCGTCTTCGCTCGCCCCGTCGTCGGGCTGTTCGGGACCGCCCATCCGGAACTGGCCGCGCAGTTCGTCCGGGTGTTCGGGCTCGGCGTCGCGGGCTTCTCGGTCTCGCGGACGATGCGAGGGAGCCTGCGGGGGGCGGGCGACACCCGCTGGCCGTTGTACGGGACGATCCTCGGCTCCTTCGGCTTCCGGATTCCCGTCGCCGTCCTGGCGCTGCCGACGACCTACGCGCTGACGGTCCCGCTGGTCGGGTTCTCCGTCTCCCCCGGCCTGGGACTGGGGCTGCCGGCGATCTTCGTCGCGCTCGTCGGGGACTTCTACCTGAAGGCGGCGGTCAACACCGGCCGCTTCTGGACCGGGAAGTGGCGCGACGTGGCCCGGAAGGCGCGCGTCGCAGGGGACTGA
- a CDS encoding Lrp/AsnC family transcriptional regulator codes for MADSESPIDDLDRQIIHALQGDARHTSASEIAESLDVSARTVRNRINNLEEAGIIRGYNVDVDYEAAGYQLHTLIVCTAPIHEREEIAQHALEVDGVVAIREVMTGAENVHIEVVGVDSNDLSRIGRDLNDVGLTVVDEDLIRNEYTRPFHQFSARAATDDN; via the coding sequence ATGGCTGATTCGGAGTCTCCGATAGACGACTTAGACCGACAGATCATTCACGCCCTGCAAGGCGACGCGCGCCACACGTCCGCCAGCGAAATCGCCGAGTCGCTCGACGTTTCGGCCCGTACCGTTCGGAACCGTATCAACAATCTGGAGGAGGCTGGCATCATCCGCGGCTACAACGTGGACGTTGACTACGAGGCCGCGGGCTACCAGCTTCACACGCTCATCGTCTGTACGGCCCCGATACACGAGCGCGAGGAGATCGCCCAGCACGCGCTGGAGGTCGACGGCGTCGTGGCTATCCGGGAAGTGATGACTGGCGCTGAGAACGTCCATATCGAGGTCGTCGGCGTCGATAGCAACGATCTCAGCCGGATCGGGCGTGATCTCAACGACGTCGGTCTCACGGTCGTCGACGAGGACCTCATCCGCAACGAATACACACGACCGTTCCACCAGTTTAGCGCCAGAGCGGCGACTGACGACAATTGA
- the hemL gene encoding glutamate-1-semialdehyde 2,1-aminomutase, protein MNHEQSRALYDRALSVMPGGVNSSVRAVRPYPFFIENGDGGHVVDTDGNRYIDFVMGYGPLLLGHDLPESVQAAVQQYSTEGPMYGAPTEVEVELAEFVTRHVPSVEMVRFVNSGTEATVSAVRLARGYTGRDKIVVMQGGYHGAQESTLVEGEGNHTHPSSPGIPESFAEHTLTVPFNDPDAARELFEEHGEDIAAVLTEPILGNYGIVHPVDGYHETLRELCDDHGSLLIFDEVITGFRVGGLQCAQGKFGIDPDITTFGKIVGGGFPVGAIGGKSEIIEQFTPAGDVFQSGTFSGHPVTMAAGLETLRYAAENDVYDHVNGLGERLRAGLQEILEDQAPEYTVVGTDSMFKVVFTRDAPDTFDGHCEAGCQQRESCPRFESCPKNGHDITQAETERWERLFWPAMKDQGVFLTANQFESQFICDGHTDEDIDDALEAYKEAI, encoded by the coding sequence ATGAACCACGAGCAGTCGCGAGCGTTGTACGACCGTGCGCTGTCGGTCATGCCGGGCGGTGTCAACTCCTCCGTGCGAGCGGTCCGCCCGTACCCCTTTTTCATCGAGAACGGCGATGGCGGCCACGTTGTCGATACCGACGGGAACCGGTACATCGACTTCGTGATGGGCTACGGACCGCTCCTGTTGGGCCACGACCTGCCCGAGTCAGTTCAGGCGGCCGTCCAGCAGTACAGTACCGAAGGGCCGATGTACGGTGCCCCCACCGAAGTCGAGGTCGAACTCGCGGAGTTCGTCACGCGACACGTCCCCAGCGTCGAGATGGTGCGGTTCGTCAACAGTGGGACCGAGGCGACCGTCTCGGCGGTCCGGCTGGCCCGGGGCTACACCGGCCGGGACAAGATCGTCGTCATGCAAGGCGGCTACCACGGTGCCCAGGAGTCGACGCTGGTCGAGGGTGAGGGCAACCACACCCACCCGTCCAGCCCGGGCATCCCCGAGAGCTTCGCCGAGCACACGCTGACGGTCCCGTTCAACGACCCCGACGCCGCCCGCGAATTGTTCGAGGAACACGGCGAGGACATCGCCGCCGTCCTCACGGAGCCGATCCTGGGCAACTACGGCATCGTCCACCCGGTCGACGGCTACCACGAGACCCTCCGGGAACTGTGTGACGACCACGGCTCGTTGCTGATCTTCGACGAGGTCATCACCGGCTTCCGGGTCGGCGGCCTCCAGTGCGCACAGGGGAAGTTCGGTATCGACCCCGACATCACCACCTTCGGGAAGATCGTCGGCGGCGGCTTCCCGGTCGGTGCCATCGGCGGCAAGAGCGAGATTATCGAGCAGTTCACCCCCGCCGGCGACGTGTTCCAGTCGGGCACCTTCTCGGGGCATCCGGTGACGATGGCCGCAGGCCTGGAGACGCTGCGCTACGCCGCCGAGAACGACGTCTACGACCACGTCAACGGCCTGGGGGAGCGACTGCGGGCGGGCCTGCAGGAGATCCTCGAAGACCAGGCGCCCGAGTACACCGTCGTCGGGACCGACTCGATGTTCAAGGTCGTGTTCACGCGAGATGCTCCGGATACCTTCGACGGACACTGCGAGGCGGGCTGCCAGCAGCGCGAGTCCTGTCCGCGGTTCGAGAGCTGTCCGAAGAACGGCCACGATATCACGCAGGCCGAGACCGAACGCTGGGAGCGACTGTTCTGGCCGGCGATGAAAGACCAGGGCGTGTTCCTGACGGCGAACCAGTTCGAGTCACAGTTCATCTGTGACGGGCACACAGACGAAGACATAGACGATGCCCTCGAAGCGTACAAAGAGGCGATATGA
- a CDS encoding HVO_0234 family beta-propeller protein produces MSDDDIALSEKRMYGEKRPETHAYVASGLGVTRVETAGGQIGRFSLAQRCKARDVAGSDGEIAVATDESVLVVTDDGFTPTGFGPATAVGYDTDGLLAAGDGRVARYVDGDWVRLGEIRAVRAIDGGLLAAEDGVYALPSLERLGLADVTDVAPGYAATADGLYGRDGDEWTERRSGGHQAVESDGEHAHAAADDGLFELVAGRWEPCSLPVEERVVDVTYGDDTYAITEDGTFLVDTEDAATADGQGGWRQRSLGVPEVVGVAVA; encoded by the coding sequence GTGTCCGACGACGACATCGCACTCTCCGAGAAGCGGATGTACGGCGAAAAGCGGCCCGAGACCCACGCCTACGTGGCGTCCGGCCTCGGCGTCACGCGGGTCGAGACCGCCGGCGGTCAGATCGGCCGGTTCAGCCTCGCCCAGCGCTGCAAGGCCCGGGACGTAGCCGGCAGCGACGGCGAGATCGCGGTCGCGACCGACGAATCCGTCCTCGTGGTGACCGACGACGGGTTCACCCCGACCGGGTTCGGGCCGGCGACCGCCGTCGGCTACGACACCGACGGACTGCTGGCGGCCGGTGACGGGCGAGTCGCGCGATACGTCGACGGCGACTGGGTGCGACTCGGCGAGATCCGGGCGGTGCGGGCCATCGACGGCGGCTTGTTGGCGGCCGAAGACGGCGTCTACGCCCTGCCCTCCCTGGAGCGACTCGGCCTCGCGGATGTCACCGACGTGGCCCCCGGCTACGCGGCGACCGCCGACGGCCTCTACGGGCGCGACGGAGACGAATGGACCGAACGCCGCTCGGGCGGGCATCAGGCGGTCGAAAGCGACGGGGAGCACGCCCACGCAGCGGCCGACGACGGGCTCTTCGAACTGGTCGCGGGCCGGTGGGAACCCTGCTCGCTTCCGGTCGAGGAACGGGTCGTCGACGTGACCTACGGCGACGACACCTACGCCATCACCGAGGACGGGACCTTCCTCGTCGACACCGAAGACGCGGCGACCGCCGACGGCCAGGGCGGGTGGCGACAGCGCTCGCTTGGCGTCCCTGAAGTCGTCGGCGTCGCGGTGGCGTGA
- the prs gene encoding ribose-phosphate diphosphokinase, giving the protein MIIPGEATQSFAAALADATGDRLGRVEYEQFADGEHVVRVPETVAGERAVVVASTVDSDAHVQVLQLQDAAREAGASEVVTVLPYMGYARQDEAFKPGEPVSSRAMARAVSSGTDRVLTVNPHEPSVCEFFDVPASAVDAAGVLADPLPGALTDPLFLSPDEGAIELAATARDAYGTGETDYFEKDRDYDSGDVTITPSDAAVEGRDVVLVDDIIATGSTMSESVAVLDERAASRIFVTCVHPMLAGNALTTLSAAGVEAVYGTDTLERAVSEVSAAPAVAREL; this is encoded by the coding sequence ATGATTATCCCCGGGGAAGCCACACAGTCGTTCGCGGCGGCACTCGCCGACGCCACCGGCGACCGACTGGGGCGTGTCGAGTACGAACAGTTCGCCGACGGGGAGCACGTCGTCCGCGTCCCCGAGACCGTCGCCGGCGAGCGGGCCGTCGTCGTCGCCTCGACCGTCGACAGCGACGCCCACGTCCAGGTGCTCCAGTTGCAGGACGCCGCCCGCGAAGCCGGCGCCAGCGAGGTCGTGACGGTCCTCCCCTACATGGGGTATGCCCGCCAGGACGAGGCGTTCAAGCCCGGCGAGCCGGTCTCCTCGCGGGCGATGGCGCGAGCCGTCTCCTCGGGGACCGACCGCGTCCTGACGGTCAACCCCCACGAACCCAGCGTCTGTGAGTTCTTCGACGTGCCGGCGAGCGCCGTCGACGCGGCCGGTGTGCTGGCCGACCCCCTTCCCGGAGCCCTCACGGACCCGCTCTTTCTCTCACCCGACGAGGGTGCCATCGAGTTGGCGGCGACCGCCCGGGACGCCTACGGGACCGGCGAGACCGACTACTTCGAGAAGGACCGGGACTACGACAGCGGCGACGTGACGATCACGCCCAGCGACGCCGCCGTCGAGGGGCGGGACGTGGTCCTGGTCGACGACATCATCGCCACCGGGTCGACGATGAGCGAGTCCGTCGCCGTCCTCGACGAGCGGGCGGCCAGCCGGATCTTCGTCACCTGTGTCCATCCGATGCTCGCGGGCAACGCCCTGACGACGCTCTCGGCGGCCGGCGTCGAAGCCGTCTACGGCACCGACACGCTCGAACGGGCCGTCAGCGAGGTCAGCGCGGCCCCGGCGGTCGCCCGGGAGCTGTAG
- a CDS encoding ferredoxin — MRIEYDRDTCIGMFQCVAEWDAFERDEDAGKAVLADSEERSDDIFVREVPDDAELDAKFAARACPVDAIEVYDDGEQIV; from the coding sequence ATGCGCATCGAGTACGACCGGGACACCTGTATCGGGATGTTCCAGTGTGTCGCCGAGTGGGACGCCTTCGAACGTGACGAGGACGCGGGGAAGGCGGTACTGGCCGACAGCGAGGAGCGCTCCGACGATATCTTCGTCCGCGAGGTCCCCGACGACGCCGAACTAGACGCGAAGTTCGCCGCGCGTGCCTGCCCGGTCGACGCCATCGAGGTATACGACGACGGCGAGCAGATCGTCTGA
- a CDS encoding potassium transporter — protein MTTERSGRNLAGPAALSPTMTIRTRLEDRIVHSSAETSLLVVSDSHIGSMLATEIDTVRTHLVTDSSAVAAQTPDSVRTTVGDVTVAETLASGADATAAVVALQRDRQALLVAQLLRTKVDTDTLVVLLNDPSRRDLFDDIATFVVCVSTCLSAELRTTLEQTLSEPL, from the coding sequence GTGACAACCGAGCGATCCGGGCGGAACCTCGCCGGCCCGGCAGCGCTCTCACCCACAATGACAATTCGAACCCGCCTGGAAGACCGGATCGTCCACTCGTCCGCAGAGACGTCGTTGCTCGTCGTCAGCGATAGTCACATCGGATCGATGCTCGCTACCGAGATCGACACCGTTCGGACCCATCTCGTCACCGACAGTTCCGCAGTCGCCGCACAGACGCCCGACAGCGTTCGAACGACAGTCGGTGACGTGACTGTGGCCGAGACGCTCGCTTCCGGTGCTGACGCCACCGCCGCCGTGGTTGCGCTCCAGCGCGACCGGCAGGCGCTACTGGTGGCCCAACTGCTTCGCACAAAGGTCGACACCGACACACTCGTGGTCCTGCTCAACGACCCCTCTCGGCGCGATCTCTTCGACGACATCGCAACCTTCGTCGTCTGCGTGTCCACCTGTCTCTCGGCGGAACTGCGTACCACTCTCGAACAGACGCTATCGGAACCTCTCTAA
- a CDS encoding universal stress protein: MTKDLERDLGLPSVLAISIGAMIGSGIFILPALALGIAGPAVIVAYALAGVLVVPAALSKSEMATAMPEAGGTYIYIERGMGPLLGTVAGVGTWFSLSFKGALALVGGVPYLVLLFDLPLKPVALVLAAVLILINVVGAKQTGRLQVGIVVVMLAALGWFAAGSAPSVQSANYANFFADGIGGLLAATGLVFVSYAGVTKVASVAEEVEDPGKNIPLGILGSLAFTTVLYVAIVAVLVGVTDPGSVAGSLTPVAVAAEVTMGRAGVVAVIIAAILALISTANAGILSSSRYPFAMSRDKLAPPSLSEVSERFGTPLNSITLTGGVLLVLIAFVPILDIAKLASAFQIMVFALINVAVVAFREGSVEYEPEFTSPLYPWIQVFGAVTGALLLTQMGLVALVGALVITVGSIAWYFLYVRSRVDREGAATDAIRRQVGRESLTEVESAIDENHNEVLVALTKNDGSARERALIELAADLVRADDGRVVAVRFQEVPDQAPLTDEMTAQSSADISFETRTEALADDLGVAIEADEIVSHDTKHAIVNFAEDRGVDTIVTEHEPLRLRSRLVGDPIDWVVRHAPCDVLLVDNLGYEKPTHVVLSGERGPYPPLAVNVAGSIATANDGTVSLWHPVNEETAETQRETVAEYQAELSEMLSIPVHSETLRTDGGQPSQPDLLVRRGVDDSLRGALFDARPTFPNPGCTTVTIYPHGSRQPGFVRRLLERVTF, translated from the coding sequence ATGACCAAAGACCTCGAACGGGATCTTGGACTCCCGTCTGTACTCGCCATCAGTATCGGCGCGATGATCGGCAGCGGCATCTTCATCCTCCCGGCGCTGGCGCTGGGTATCGCCGGCCCAGCCGTCATCGTCGCGTACGCGCTGGCCGGCGTACTCGTCGTTCCCGCCGCCCTCTCGAAGTCGGAGATGGCGACCGCGATGCCCGAAGCGGGCGGGACCTACATCTACATCGAGCGCGGGATGGGGCCGCTGCTTGGCACCGTCGCCGGCGTCGGGACGTGGTTCTCGCTGTCGTTCAAAGGCGCGCTCGCCCTGGTCGGTGGCGTCCCCTACCTCGTCTTGCTCTTCGATCTCCCCCTGAAACCGGTCGCCTTGGTGCTGGCTGCCGTGCTCATCCTCATCAACGTCGTCGGCGCCAAACAGACGGGCCGGCTCCAGGTCGGGATCGTCGTCGTGATGCTCGCGGCGCTTGGCTGGTTCGCCGCCGGCAGCGCTCCCAGCGTCCAGTCGGCTAACTACGCGAACTTCTTCGCCGACGGTATCGGTGGGCTGCTTGCGGCGACTGGCCTCGTGTTCGTCTCGTATGCCGGCGTCACCAAGGTCGCCAGCGTCGCCGAAGAGGTCGAGGACCCGGGCAAGAACATCCCGCTCGGTATCCTGGGCTCACTCGCCTTTACCACGGTACTGTACGTCGCTATCGTCGCGGTGCTGGTCGGTGTGACCGACCCCGGAAGTGTCGCCGGCTCGCTGACCCCGGTCGCCGTCGCCGCCGAGGTCACCATGGGACGGGCCGGTGTCGTGGCAGTTATCATCGCGGCGATCCTCGCGCTGATCTCGACGGCCAACGCGGGCATCCTCTCCTCGTCGCGGTACCCCTTCGCGATGAGCCGGGACAAGCTCGCCCCGCCGTCGCTCTCGGAAGTCAGCGAACGGTTCGGGACGCCGCTGAACTCCATCACGCTCACCGGTGGGGTGTTACTGGTGCTTATCGCGTTTGTCCCCATCCTCGACATCGCGAAGCTCGCGAGCGCGTTCCAGATCATGGTGTTTGCCCTCATCAACGTCGCCGTTGTCGCCTTCCGCGAGGGGAGCGTCGAGTACGAGCCGGAGTTTACCTCGCCGCTGTATCCGTGGATACAGGTGTTCGGTGCGGTGACCGGTGCCCTCCTGTTGACCCAGATGGGGCTGGTCGCCCTCGTCGGTGCCCTCGTCATCACCGTCGGCAGTATCGCGTGGTACTTCCTCTACGTCCGCTCGCGGGTCGACCGGGAGGGCGCGGCGACCGACGCCATCCGCCGACAGGTCGGTCGGGAGTCGCTCACCGAGGTCGAATCCGCTATCGACGAGAACCACAACGAGGTGCTCGTCGCCCTGACGAAAAACGACGGCAGCGCGCGCGAACGGGCGCTCATCGAGCTGGCAGCCGATCTCGTCAGGGCCGACGACGGCCGTGTCGTCGCCGTCCGGTTTCAGGAGGTACCCGACCAAGCCCCACTCACCGACGAAATGACGGCCCAGTCCTCGGCGGATATCTCCTTCGAGACCCGGACCGAGGCGCTGGCGGACGACCTCGGCGTCGCCATCGAGGCCGACGAGATCGTCAGTCACGACACGAAACACGCGATCGTCAACTTCGCCGAGGATCGCGGTGTCGACACGATCGTCACCGAACACGAGCCGCTCCGGCTTCGGTCCCGGCTCGTCGGGGACCCAATCGACTGGGTCGTCAGACACGCGCCCTGTGACGTGCTCCTCGTCGACAACCTCGGCTACGAGAAACCAACACACGTCGTCCTCTCGGGCGAACGCGGGCCGTACCCCCCACTCGCCGTGAACGTCGCCGGGAGCATCGCGACGGCCAACGACGGGACGGTCTCGCTGTGGCACCCAGTCAACGAGGAGACGGCCGAGACACAGCGTGAGACCGTAGCCGAGTACCAGGCTGAGCTGTCGGAGATGCTCTCGATCCCGGTCCACTCAGAAACGCTCAGAACCGACGGTGGGCAACCCTCCCAGCCCGATCTGCTAGTGCGACGCGGGGTCGACGACAGTCTCCGGGGAGCGCTGTTCGACGCACGGCCGACGTTCCCGAACCCCGGCTGCACGACCGTCACGATTTACCCGCACGGCTCGCGTCAGCCGGGGTTCGTCCGGCGGTTGCTCGAACGGGTCACCTTCTGA
- a CDS encoding RidA family protein: MERRRVSTGTDWESTVGYPRAIRAGDTVRVAGTIATDDEGAVVAPGDPYEQTRHALDIVANALDEVGTSVDDVVRTRMYVTDIEEMDAVGRAHGEVFADVRPAATMVEVSELAAEDAVVEVEVEAVVG, from the coding sequence ATGGAGCGACGACGCGTCTCGACCGGGACCGACTGGGAATCGACAGTGGGCTACCCGCGAGCGATCCGTGCCGGCGACACCGTCCGCGTGGCCGGGACCATCGCCACCGACGACGAGGGGGCGGTGGTCGCACCGGGCGACCCCTACGAACAGACCCGCCACGCGCTCGATATCGTCGCCAACGCGCTAGACGAGGTGGGGACGAGCGTCGACGACGTCGTCCGGACGCGTATGTACGTCACGGACATCGAGGAGATGGACGCCGTCGGACGGGCTCACGGCGAGGTGTTCGCGGACGTGCGACCGGCGGCGACGATGGTCGAGGTGTCGGAACTTGCGGCCGAGGACGCGGTCGTCGAAGTCGAGGTCGAGGCCGTCGTCGGGTAG
- a CDS encoding ORC1-type DNA replication protein — MDDDPDEGMLGWDESVFRDEHVFEIDWLPETFKHRESQMETLKYALRPAVRGSRPLNVIARGPPGTGKTTAVQILFDELTAQTDVQAVRVNCQVDSTRYAVFSRLFAEIFEYEPPSSGISFKKLFSQITDRLVERDQVLVVALDDVNYLFYESEASDTLYSLLRAHEAHSGARIGVTCISSDLDLDVIDALDTRVQSVFRPEEVYFNKYGQSEIVDILDERVDRGFHEDAVGPGVLDRVAALTEEQGGDLRVGIDLLRRAGLNAEMRASRVVERQDVEDAYDKSKYVHLSRRLQGLSDSEAALVEVIAGGASGTAGDVYETFHEETGLGYTRYSEIINKLDQLGLIDAEYTNVDGRGRSRDLTLNYEADAVLERL, encoded by the coding sequence ATGGACGACGACCCCGACGAGGGGATGCTCGGCTGGGACGAATCCGTGTTCCGCGACGAGCACGTCTTCGAGATCGACTGGCTCCCCGAGACGTTCAAACACCGCGAGAGCCAGATGGAGACGCTGAAATACGCGCTGCGCCCGGCGGTGCGTGGCTCCCGACCGCTGAACGTCATCGCACGCGGCCCGCCCGGCACCGGGAAGACCACGGCGGTCCAGATCCTCTTCGACGAACTCACCGCCCAGACCGACGTCCAGGCGGTCCGGGTCAACTGCCAGGTCGACTCGACCCGCTACGCCGTCTTCTCCCGGCTGTTCGCCGAGATCTTCGAGTACGAACCCCCCTCGTCGGGGATCTCCTTCAAGAAACTGTTCTCACAGATCACCGACCGGCTCGTCGAACGGGACCAGGTGCTCGTCGTCGCGCTGGACGACGTGAACTACCTCTTCTACGAGAGCGAGGCCAGCGACACGCTGTACTCGCTGTTGCGCGCCCACGAGGCCCACTCCGGGGCCAGGATCGGCGTCACCTGCATCTCCTCGGACCTGGACTTAGACGTCATCGACGCTCTGGACACCCGCGTCCAGTCGGTGTTTCGCCCCGAGGAAGTGTATTTCAACAAGTACGGACAGAGCGAGATCGTCGACATCCTCGACGAGCGGGTCGACCGCGGCTTCCACGAGGACGCCGTCGGCCCCGGTGTGCTAGACCGGGTCGCGGCACTCACCGAGGAACAGGGCGGGGATCTCCGGGTCGGCATCGACCTGTTGCGCCGGGCCGGCCTCAACGCCGAGATGCGCGCCTCGCGGGTCGTCGAGCGCCAGGACGTCGAGGACGCCTACGACAAGTCGAAGTACGTCCACCTCTCGCGGCGACTCCAGGGGCTCTCGGATTCTGAGGCGGCGCTCGTCGAAGTCATCGCCGGAGGCGCGAGCGGCACCGCCGGCGATGTCTACGAGACGTTCCACGAAGAGACCGGCCTGGGCTACACCCGCTACTCGGAGATCATCAACAAGCTCGACCAGCTCGGGCTGATCGACGCCGAGTACACGAACGTCGACGGCCGCGGGCGCTCGCGTGACCTGACGCTGAACTACGAGGCCGACGCCGTCCTCGAACGGCTCTGA
- a CDS encoding DUF7089 family protein: protein MFSERELSGELSALRDQRGPDTLVLDCAEDFESLDPAVAEQLLLVTDGVDPLSFPSEWLPPDAPELLARYAGAELTVGMPGDGGVAWTRQTDPPCVFVKPRLAGSPDDFVDFLIAEALVEASLEEPEQFLGFFGERYPEFADATGGMGPADTYQLAAALYDAYLGLRTRERFAGWAEEYPALHAAWVDAGERLEPRLADLPTEVARGQTAFPAAAELACNAVKHGLDLPAPFDALATEAYRDHGADYAVQWAQKVLGSA, encoded by the coding sequence ATGTTCTCCGAGCGCGAGCTATCCGGGGAGTTGTCGGCGCTCCGGGACCAGCGGGGACCGGACACGCTCGTCCTGGACTGTGCGGAGGACTTCGAGTCGCTCGACCCGGCGGTCGCCGAGCAACTTCTGCTCGTGACCGACGGGGTCGACCCGCTGTCGTTCCCGAGCGAGTGGCTTCCGCCTGACGCTCCGGAACTGCTCGCACGCTACGCCGGCGCGGAACTCACCGTCGGGATGCCCGGCGACGGCGGTGTCGCCTGGACCCGCCAGACCGACCCGCCCTGCGTGTTCGTCAAGCCGCGCCTGGCGGGGTCGCCCGACGACTTCGTCGACTTCCTGATCGCCGAGGCCCTCGTGGAGGCGAGTTTGGAGGAACCCGAGCAGTTCCTCGGGTTCTTCGGCGAGCGGTACCCCGAGTTCGCCGACGCCACCGGCGGGATGGGGCCGGCCGACACCTACCAACTGGCGGCCGCGCTGTACGACGCCTACCTCGGCTTGCGGACTCGCGAGCGCTTCGCCGGCTGGGCCGAGGAGTACCCGGCGCTTCACGCCGCCTGGGTCGACGCGGGCGAGCGGCTCGAACCCCGGCTGGCCGACCTCCCGACGGAGGTCGCCCGCGGGCAGACGGCCTTCCCTGCCGCGGCGGAACTGGCCTGTAACGCCGTCAAACACGGACTGGACCTGCCGGCACCGTTCGACGCGCTGGCGACGGAGGCGTACCGCGACCACGGTGCCGACTACGCCGTCCAGTGGGCGCAGAAGGTGCTCGGCTCGGCGTGA